In one window of Nitrospiria bacterium DNA:
- the sat gene encoding sulfate adenylyltransferase, translating into MTTNTPHEEIPAHGGRLIDRIVRGAERERLINKANEMKKIPLTRRKLCDLEMLAVGAYSPLEGYMGRKDYERVVAEMRLSSGLPWSIPITFRVDHKTAASIREGQEIALTDERQAVLAILHLEEKFDHDKKVAAKAVYGTDSPEHPGVDILYKRGDVLLGGKISVLQLPDNREFLPYRLTPLETRQIFKDRGWKTVVGFQTRNPVHRAHEYIQKCALEIVDGLLLHPLIGETKSDDIPADVRMKCYEVLLEKYYPKDRVVLSVLPAPMRYAGPREAIHHAIVRKNYGCTHFIVGRDHAGVGSFYGSFDAHHIFNEFAPGELGITPLFFDNTFYCKACGSMASVKTCPHDKTEHISLSGTKVREMLRAGIPPPPEFSRPEVAKILIEAMKSGR; encoded by the coding sequence ATGACGACGAACACGCCCCATGAAGAAATCCCGGCGCACGGTGGCCGCTTGATCGACCGCATTGTTCGGGGAGCCGAACGTGAGCGACTGATCAATAAGGCGAATGAGATGAAAAAAATTCCGCTCACACGGCGTAAACTATGCGACCTGGAAATGCTCGCCGTGGGCGCTTACAGTCCGCTCGAAGGCTACATGGGTCGGAAGGATTATGAACGCGTCGTCGCCGAGATGCGCTTATCGAGCGGACTTCCCTGGAGCATTCCGATCACCTTCCGGGTTGATCATAAAACGGCCGCGTCGATCCGCGAAGGTCAGGAAATCGCTCTAACGGACGAACGCCAAGCCGTCCTGGCGATCTTGCATCTTGAGGAAAAATTCGATCACGACAAAAAAGTCGCCGCAAAAGCGGTCTACGGAACCGACAGCCCCGAGCATCCGGGCGTCGATATTCTTTACAAACGCGGAGATGTGCTGTTGGGAGGTAAGATCAGCGTGCTGCAGTTGCCGGATAACCGCGAGTTTCTCCCCTACCGTCTCACACCGCTCGAGACCCGCCAAATTTTCAAAGACCGCGGTTGGAAAACCGTTGTCGGTTTCCAAACCCGTAACCCGGTTCACCGGGCCCATGAATATATCCAAAAATGTGCGCTGGAGATCGTGGACGGGCTTCTGCTCCACCCCCTGATCGGCGAGACGAAGAGCGACGACATTCCAGCGGATGTTCGAATGAAATGCTACGAGGTATTATTGGAGAAGTATTATCCCAAGGACCGCGTCGTGCTCTCGGTGCTTCCCGCGCCGATGCGATATGCCGGCCCCCGGGAGGCGATTCATCATGCGATCGTCCGGAAAAACTACGGCTGCACCCATTTCATCGTCGGACGCGATCATGCCGGCGTCGGCAGTTTCTACGGCTCGTTTGACGCCCACCATATCTTCAACGAATTTGCCCCCGGAGAACTGGGCATTACGCCGCTCTTTTTCGACAACACTTTTTATTGCAAGGCCTGCGGGAGCATGGCTTCGGTCAAAACTTGTCCTCATGATAAAACCGAACATATCAGTCTTTCCGGCACGAAGGTTCGTGAGATGCTCCGAGCCGGAATTCCACCCCCGCCCGAATTCTCACGTCCCGAAGTGGCCAAGATCCTGATCGAAGCGATGAAGAGCGGGCGTTAA